Proteins from a genomic interval of Deinococcus aerophilus:
- a CDS encoding arginase, translated as MLLSIDWDAFSGTRELVFDAPIWGTPDREHDRWEAWRGRLHKRGGQNWTALEPDFPLYSGWEALRRYAGVPAFVAVSHADAWAWLEQFPGEDVLNLDSHHDLASLSGDPARVRPGNWAGLGLRADLIRRYTCRYPAWHADLPVAEGHDLERTRAEVAGLLPPELLPRVTLDRAQAPEASGLPDPAQVRSLLLVQSPAWTSPGHDRAFLQLADFLNCAVLTPPLDRS; from the coding sequence ATGCTGCTGAGCATCGACTGGGACGCCTTTTCGGGCACGCGCGAACTGGTCTTCGACGCGCCCATCTGGGGCACGCCGGACCGCGAGCACGACCGGTGGGAGGCGTGGCGCGGGCGGCTTCATAAGCGCGGGGGGCAGAACTGGACCGCCCTGGAGCCCGACTTTCCGCTGTATTCCGGCTGGGAGGCCCTGCGGCGTTACGCGGGGGTACCCGCCTTCGTCGCCGTGAGCCACGCAGACGCGTGGGCGTGGCTGGAGCAGTTTCCGGGCGAGGACGTGCTGAACCTCGACTCTCACCACGACCTCGCCAGCCTGAGCGGCGACCCGGCGCGGGTGCGGCCCGGCAACTGGGCGGGCCTGGGACTGCGCGCGGACCTGATTCGCCGCTACACCTGCCGCTACCCGGCGTGGCACGCGGACCTGCCGGTGGCCGAGGGCCACGATCTGGAACGCACCCGCGCCGAGGTGGCCGGTCTGCTGCCGCCGGAACTGCTGCCGCGGGTGACCCTGGACCGCGCGCAGGCTCCGGAAGCCTCCGGTCTGCCCGACCCGGCCCAGGTGCGCTCGCTGCTGCTCGTGCAGTCCCCGGCCTGGACGAGTCCGGGCCACGACCGGGCGTTTTTACAGCTGGCGGACTTCCTGAACTGCGCGGTTCTGACGCCCCCCCTGGACCGCTCCTGA
- a CDS encoding GNAT family N-acetyltransferase has translation MNLTVRPIRQDEWNAAARILTLARPHEPWSAQELRQRQREQTAWGYTAGVLVAHAGETVQGVAAYSQNPGAYHPHRFVLELAVSPERQGQGVGRALWSALHGTLREHSAQEVRILAREDHPVAPGFLIRRGFVADKRYFTSALDVTTFEDAPYRALPAQLAAQGIFLHSLATLREAGTPDLEARLHALMSEARVDVPRADPATPLSFEVFMDAVLGDSGLLPGAYLVAEHAGEYIGQTALFRSPVSPELFTGLTGVARAWRGRGVATALKVAAIGAARALGAATIRTDNASDNAPMLHLNDRLGFVRDPATVSYLRRSSS, from the coding sequence GTGAACCTCACCGTGCGGCCCATCCGGCAGGACGAGTGGAACGCCGCCGCCCGGATCCTGACCCTGGCCCGGCCACACGAACCGTGGAGCGCGCAGGAACTGCGCCAGCGCCAGCGCGAACAGACGGCGTGGGGATACACGGCCGGCGTGCTCGTGGCACATGCCGGCGAGACGGTGCAGGGCGTGGCCGCGTACTCGCAGAACCCCGGGGCGTACCACCCGCACCGCTTCGTGCTGGAGCTTGCCGTTTCTCCAGAGCGGCAGGGCCAGGGCGTGGGCCGCGCTCTGTGGAGCGCCCTGCACGGCACCCTGCGGGAGCACAGCGCGCAGGAGGTCCGCATCCTGGCCCGCGAGGACCATCCGGTCGCGCCCGGCTTCCTGATCCGGCGGGGCTTCGTGGCGGACAAGCGGTACTTCACGAGTGCGCTGGACGTGACCACCTTCGAGGACGCGCCCTACCGGGCCCTGCCCGCACAGCTGGCCGCCCAGGGCATCTTCCTGCATAGCCTGGCCACGCTGCGAGAGGCAGGAACGCCCGATCTGGAGGCCCGGTTGCACGCCCTGATGTCCGAGGCGCGGGTGGACGTGCCGCGCGCCGACCCCGCCACGCCGCTGAGTTTTGAGGTCTTCATGGACGCCGTGCTGGGAGATTCCGGCCTGCTGCCCGGGGCCTATCTGGTGGCCGAACACGCCGGGGAGTACATCGGCCAGACGGCGCTGTTCCGCAGTCCGGTCAGCCCCGAGCTGTTCACCGGCCTGACCGGGGTGGCGCGGGCGTGGCGGGGCCGGGGCGTGGCAACCGCGCTGAAGGTCGCCGCCATCGGCGCCGCGCGGGCCCTGGGCGCAGCGACCATCCGCACCGACAACGCCAGCGACAACGCGCCCATGCTGCACCTCAACGACCGGCTGGGCTTCGTGCGCGACCCGGCCACCGTGAGTTACCTGCGGCGGTCCTCCTCTTGA
- a CDS encoding glycoside hydrolase family 31 protein, which produces MQWTAEMRLAQWAQEDAAVRVWGETDALEVSVPLPGILRVRVAPEARAGTLSFPRLAAKRSFAVRPGLPSGQTLDVQEEGETLRVTGGGLSLHLDRRTGAWRVTGDGTETELARVLGWQGEAPTARPALDAERFNLRRSRLSLSAPDGAAYLGFGERVGPLDKRGMQLTFWNTDCFPHHTETDPLYVSVPFTTVLRDGQAHGVFVDETWRMTADVARSHPHELRFASAGPELDVYVLAGPHPADVLRRYADLTGYAPMPPLWALGAAQSRWGYRTADDLRAVIAGYRERDLPLDSVYVDIDYMDAYKVWTVSGAGFGDLKAFVQEAAAQGVQLVPIIDPGVKVEAGYDVYEEAVAGDHLVRTVRGDILVGEVWPDPAVFPDFTRPEVVAWWAGRHKMFTDAGIRGQWNDMNEPACFSLAQPRETEGKTLPYDARHGQRSHLEMHNVYANPMSEASRAGYARFAPEIRPWILSRSGYAGLQRHATVWTGDNTATWSHLALSLPMIGGLGLSGLPFAAADVGGFGGDTTGELLVRWYQAALGYAFVRNHSALGTADQEPWRFGEPFTGLIRAALEERYRLLPHLYTLAHTATHTALPVLRPLALHHPADEDALREDGEYLLGEGLLVAPVMAAGHRKRRVYLPAGRWAAVSHLSASTTVHDGPVHLVADAPLDTLPLYLKAGHALPLTDPTPHTGEAHWPRLTWLAHPDETGFVGQVYGDAGDGPVTGQLTRVVGEWRDGALHLRREADGPLPDRTEELQLIGLPPVREVQGAADFTHGDGLLRLTLPGGAGEVRVVLKD; this is translated from the coding sequence ATGCAGTGGACAGCAGAGATGCGGTTGGCCCAGTGGGCCCAGGAAGACGCGGCGGTGCGGGTCTGGGGCGAGACCGACGCGCTGGAGGTCAGTGTGCCGCTGCCGGGAATCCTGCGCGTGCGCGTGGCCCCGGAAGCGCGGGCGGGCACCCTGAGCTTTCCGCGTCTGGCGGCCAAGCGCAGCTTCGCCGTGCGTCCCGGCCTGCCCAGTGGACAGACCCTGGACGTGCAGGAAGAGGGCGAGACCCTGCGCGTCACAGGCGGCGGCCTGAGTCTGCACCTGGACCGCCGCACGGGAGCGTGGCGCGTGACCGGGGACGGCACAGAGACCGAGCTCGCGCGGGTGCTGGGCTGGCAGGGCGAGGCCCCCACCGCCCGGCCCGCGCTGGACGCTGAGCGCTTTAACCTGCGCCGCAGCCGCCTGAGCCTGAGCGCTCCGGACGGCGCGGCCTACCTGGGGTTCGGCGAACGGGTGGGGCCGCTGGACAAGCGCGGGATGCAGCTGACCTTCTGGAACACCGACTGCTTTCCCCACCACACCGAGACCGATCCGCTGTATGTCAGCGTGCCGTTCACGACGGTGCTGCGGGACGGGCAGGCCCACGGCGTGTTCGTGGACGAGACGTGGCGCATGACGGCGGACGTGGCCCGCAGCCACCCGCACGAACTGCGCTTCGCCTCGGCGGGACCAGAGCTGGACGTGTATGTGCTCGCCGGGCCACACCCGGCCGACGTGCTGCGCCGGTACGCCGACCTGACCGGCTATGCGCCGATGCCGCCGCTGTGGGCGCTGGGGGCCGCGCAGAGCCGCTGGGGTTACCGCACGGCCGATGACCTGCGGGCGGTCATCGCGGGCTACCGCGAGCGCGACCTGCCGCTGGACAGCGTGTACGTGGACATCGACTACATGGACGCCTACAAGGTCTGGACCGTGAGCGGCGCCGGCTTTGGTGACCTCAAGGCCTTCGTGCAGGAGGCGGCCGCTCAGGGCGTGCAACTGGTGCCCATCATCGATCCCGGTGTCAAGGTCGAGGCGGGCTACGACGTCTATGAGGAGGCCGTGGCCGGCGACCATCTGGTCCGCACCGTGCGCGGCGACATTCTGGTGGGCGAGGTCTGGCCCGACCCGGCCGTCTTTCCCGACTTCACCCGCCCCGAGGTGGTGGCGTGGTGGGCCGGGCGGCACAAGATGTTCACGGACGCGGGCATCCGGGGGCAGTGGAACGACATGAACGAGCCGGCGTGCTTCTCGCTGGCGCAGCCGCGCGAAACCGAGGGCAAGACCCTGCCCTACGACGCCCGGCACGGCCAGCGTTCTCACCTGGAAATGCACAACGTCTATGCCAATCCCATGAGCGAGGCGAGCCGCGCCGGCTACGCCCGGTTTGCTCCGGAGATCCGCCCGTGGATTCTCTCGCGGTCCGGGTACGCGGGCCTGCAGCGCCACGCCACCGTCTGGACCGGGGACAACACCGCCACGTGGTCGCATCTGGCACTCAGCCTGCCCATGATCGGGGGCCTGGGCCTCAGCGGGCTGCCTTTCGCGGCGGCGGATGTGGGCGGCTTTGGTGGAGATACCACCGGCGAGCTGCTCGTTCGCTGGTACCAGGCGGCGCTGGGCTACGCCTTTGTGCGCAATCACTCGGCGCTGGGCACGGCCGATCAGGAGCCGTGGCGCTTTGGCGAGCCGTTTACCGGCCTGATCCGCGCCGCGCTGGAGGAGCGCTACCGCCTGTTGCCCCACCTGTACACGCTGGCGCACACGGCCACCCACACCGCGTTGCCGGTGCTGCGCCCGCTGGCCCTGCACCACCCTGCCGACGAGGACGCGCTGCGCGAGGACGGCGAATACCTGCTTGGCGAGGGTCTGCTCGTCGCCCCGGTGATGGCCGCAGGCCACCGCAAGCGGCGGGTCTATCTGCCGGCGGGACGCTGGGCCGCCGTGTCCCACCTGAGCGCCTCGACCACCGTCCACGACGGCCCGGTCCACCTCGTTGCCGACGCGCCGCTGGACACCCTGCCGCTGTACCTGAAGGCCGGCCACGCCCTGCCCCTGACCGACCCCACGCCGCATACCGGGGAGGCCCACTGGCCCCGGCTGACGTGGCTGGCGCACCCCGACGAGACCGGCTTTGTGGGACAGGTGTACGGGGACGCCGGGGACGGCCCGGTGACCGGCCAGCTCACGCGGGTGGTGGGAGAGTGGCGGGACGGAGCGCTGCACCTGCGCCGCGAGGCCGACGGCCCGCTGCCGGACCGGACCGAGGAGCTGCAATTGATCGGCCTGCCCCCCGTGCGCGAGGTGCAGGGTGCGGCCGACTTCACGCACGGGGACGGGTTGCTGCGGCTGACCCTGCCCGGCGGTGCCGGGGAGGTCCGGGTGGTGCTGAAGGACTGA
- a CDS encoding VUT family protein produces the protein MTHPSARGRAAALPYLLIALYALSILLANLTLNKFIPLPVYGLLSVGTIFFAAVFTLRDRIHRGGGLKAVYLAIAAALLINTVAALVTGTLWRFVGASFLAILVGELADTAVYQSLLHRNWWTRVLASNAVSVPLDSVLFNLLAFYGDLTQGEIAQIIFADILAKYLIAAVFAIRVRQASRALT, from the coding sequence ATGACCCATCCGTCTGCCCGGGGCCGCGCCGCCGCGCTGCCTTACCTGCTGATCGCCCTGTACGCGCTGAGCATCCTGCTTGCCAACCTCACGCTCAACAAGTTCATTCCGCTGCCGGTGTACGGCCTGCTCAGCGTGGGCACCATCTTCTTCGCCGCCGTGTTCACGCTGCGCGACCGCATTCACCGCGGGGGCGGCCTGAAGGCCGTGTACCTCGCCATCGCTGCGGCACTCCTGATCAATACCGTGGCCGCGCTGGTCACCGGTACGCTGTGGCGCTTTGTCGGCGCGTCGTTCCTGGCGATTCTGGTCGGGGAACTCGCCGACACCGCCGTGTACCAAAGCCTGCTCCACCGCAACTGGTGGACCCGGGTGCTGGCAAGCAACGCCGTCAGCGTGCCGCTGGACTCGGTGCTGTTCAACCTGCTCGCCTTCTACGGCGACCTGACGCAGGGCGAGATCGCGCAGATCATCTTTGCCGACATTCTCGCCAAGTACCTGATTGCCGCCGTGTTCGCCATCCGCGTGCGTCAGGCCAGCCGCGCGCTGACCTAG